The Thermomicrobiales bacterium genome includes a region encoding these proteins:
- a CDS encoding LppX_LprAFG lipoprotein, translating to MRLTRFIVVALIGVGLVAAACGGGGSDGDDGDVTAESVLSAAGAQWAATDTVHFALTVDGDSFIDSSGAIKLLSAEGDLKRPDAVKADAKIDVSVMSANISMIAIGSQTWMTNVITGSWEKAPEDFNYNPSILFDANDGIEPILGKLQNTTLGKTWTINDRNSREVDGTVSEDAVARVTSGAIQGDEIDIRLWVDTETNDLLRIELKEPSDARENPVTWTLDLTKQGDDVTIEAPTS from the coding sequence TGTCGTAGCGCTGATCGGGGTCGGGCTGGTTGCAGCGGCATGTGGCGGGGGCGGCAGCGATGGTGATGACGGCGACGTTACGGCCGAGTCTGTCCTGAGCGCCGCCGGAGCGCAGTGGGCCGCGACGGACACAGTGCATTTCGCTTTGACCGTCGATGGCGATTCGTTCATCGATTCATCTGGCGCCATCAAGCTGCTCAGCGCCGAAGGTGATTTGAAGCGCCCGGATGCGGTGAAGGCTGATGCGAAGATCGATGTCAGCGTGATGTCGGCCAACATCTCCATGATCGCGATCGGCTCGCAGACGTGGATGACGAACGTCATTACCGGATCGTGGGAGAAGGCACCTGAGGACTTCAACTACAACCCGTCGATCCTTTTTGATGCGAACGACGGTATCGAGCCGATCCTCGGCAAGCTGCAAAACACAACGCTGGGAAAGACCTGGACGATAAACGATCGAAACTCGCGCGAGGTCGATGGCACTGTTAGCGAGGATGCGGTGGCTCGGGTGACCAGCGGGGCGATTCAGGGCGACGAGATCGACATCCGGCTCTGGGTCGATACGGAAACGAACGACCTGCTGCGGATCGAGCTGAAGGAGCCGAGCGATGCCCGTGAGAATCCTGTCACCTGGACGCTCGACCTCACGAAGCAGGGTGACGACGTGACGATTGAAGCTCCGACATCCTGA
- a CDS encoding MFS transporter, whose translation MHAAPVPRRLLLPVLAVVFLAALDLTVVAPILPRVINDLGISAVDADRYSWIVLAYLVAYTVTVPLSGKLSDSLGRYPVFGAALGLFLLGSTVAALADSLGSMIAGRTLQGLGGGAMLPVSMALVADVVPPRRRAVVLGLVAAVDTFGWVLGPVWGSAIFELLDSWRAIFWLNLPIGLIAGAVLVTTARNTPRVATRQLPPLSGAMLGATGLVAFCLALSSGGEAGLGAGQGAARLGAETNPLAAWRWPLLALALALLIDLCWSSGGRERPILPRALIRRRLFQAAGVANLLVGVALITGMVNAPLAVALLSNEDVVATRTAMLLGSFTLAMTVGALIGGRTVNSLGVRSTAIAGLLIGAGGFVSMWWWPNELHMGWMAATMATAGLGLGIVIAPIGEVAIRAAHMDDYGAASGLVLLARLLGMTVGLSAITAFALSRLNQRIADLPTVSPQPGETTAEYFARQQQMVDDHVIPITLDVIRESFVIAGIVCIAAIVAAAMLRESDSTAADR comes from the coding sequence ATGCACGCGGCACCTGTCCCGCGTAGGCTGCTGCTGCCAGTCCTGGCGGTCGTGTTTCTGGCCGCGCTCGATCTGACAGTCGTCGCCCCGATCCTGCCGCGTGTCATCAACGACCTCGGCATCAGCGCCGTTGATGCCGACCGCTACTCCTGGATCGTACTGGCGTATCTCGTGGCATACACGGTGACGGTGCCGCTGTCCGGCAAGCTGTCGGACAGCCTCGGGCGTTACCCGGTGTTCGGTGCTGCGCTGGGACTGTTCCTGCTCGGCTCGACCGTGGCGGCGCTGGCAGATAGCCTCGGATCCATGATCGCTGGACGAACACTGCAAGGGTTGGGCGGCGGAGCGATGCTGCCGGTGTCGATGGCGCTGGTGGCCGATGTTGTGCCGCCGCGACGGCGTGCCGTGGTTTTGGGTCTGGTCGCGGCGGTCGACACGTTTGGCTGGGTGTTGGGGCCGGTCTGGGGATCGGCGATCTTCGAGCTGCTCGATTCGTGGCGCGCGATCTTCTGGCTCAATCTGCCGATCGGTCTGATTGCCGGAGCGGTGCTGGTTACGACGGCTCGGAATACGCCGCGCGTGGCGACGCGTCAACTTCCACCGCTGAGCGGGGCGATGCTGGGCGCGACGGGTCTGGTGGCGTTCTGTTTGGCGCTGTCGTCCGGCGGGGAAGCGGGTCTCGGGGCCGGGCAGGGCGCGGCGCGATTGGGCGCAGAGACCAATCCGCTGGCCGCCTGGCGCTGGCCGTTGCTTGCGCTAGCGTTGGCGCTATTGATTGATTTGTGCTGGTCGAGCGGCGGTCGTGAGCGACCGATCCTGCCACGTGCGCTGATTCGTCGTCGGCTGTTCCAGGCTGCCGGGGTCGCTAATCTTCTGGTCGGCGTCGCGCTTATCACTGGCATGGTCAACGCGCCGCTGGCGGTCGCGCTGCTGTCGAACGAGGATGTTGTCGCGACCCGGACAGCAATGCTGCTCGGTAGCTTTACGTTGGCGATGACTGTCGGCGCGCTCATCGGCGGCCGTACCGTGAACAGTCTCGGCGTGCGCTCGACGGCGATTGCTGGCTTGCTCATCGGTGCCGGTGGTTTTGTATCGATGTGGTGGTGGCCGAACGAGCTGCACATGGGCTGGATGGCGGCGACGATGGCCACGGCAGGGCTGGGGCTGGGGATCGTCATCGCGCCGATTGGCGAGGTTGCGATCCGCGCCGCGCACATGGATGACTACGGCGCGGCTTCGGGGCTGGTGCTGCTGGCGCGGCTGCTCGGAATGACGGTCGGGCTCTCAGCGATCACTGCTTTTGCGCTCTCACGGCTCAACCAGCGCATCGCCGATCTGCCGACAGTGTCGCCTCAACCGGGCGAGACAACCGCAGAATACTTCGCCCGCCAGCAGCAGATGGTCGACGATCACGTGATCCCCATAACGCTCGATGTCATCCGCGAGAGCTTCGTTATCGCAGGGATCGTGTGCATCGCTGCGATTGTGGCCGCAGCGATGCTCCGTGAATCTGATTCAACGGCGGCTGACCGCTAG
- a CDS encoding nitroreductase family protein translates to MAKPHGSNEITHTLLNIRQTRQYTGGDVSDEIVNELLEVARWTGSSRNTQPWHFVAVTDKDILAQLGALRTPINWVSETSFGIAIVLDGDAELSEAYDEGRVTERLMIGAQALGLHSGVAWFGDDAQQAEAKRIMNIPEKMTARSLVAIGTATTSKDPRPNPAQGGRHPLSEVASFNRMSD, encoded by the coding sequence ATGGCCAAACCACATGGCAGCAACGAGATTACCCATACACTTCTCAATATTCGCCAGACGCGCCAATATACTGGCGGCGACGTGTCCGATGAGATCGTGAACGAATTGCTGGAGGTCGCGCGCTGGACTGGTAGCTCGCGCAATACCCAGCCGTGGCACTTCGTCGCGGTCACCGACAAAGACATCCTCGCTCAGCTCGGCGCGCTGCGCACGCCGATCAACTGGGTCTCAGAGACATCGTTCGGCATTGCCATCGTCCTCGACGGTGATGCGGAACTCAGCGAGGCCTATGACGAGGGGCGCGTCACCGAGCGCCTGATGATCGGCGCACAGGCGCTTGGTCTGCACAGCGGTGTTGCCTGGTTTGGCGACGATGCGCAGCAAGCCGAGGCCAAGCGCATCATGAACATCCCGGAAAAGATGACTGCCCGCTCGCTGGTCGCAATCGGCACTGCCACGACCTCGAAGGACCCGCGTCCGAACCCGGCGCAGGGTGGCCGCCATCCGCTGTCAGAAGTTGCCAGCTTCAACCGGATGAGTGACTAG
- the rpe gene encoding ribulose-phosphate 3-epimerase yields MNTSTDTPIRIAPSILNSDLTRIGDSLKLLEDAGADYVHLDIMDGRFVPNISIGIPVVSSVREATTLPLDVHLMIVEPERYIDDFIDAGADIVTIHVEATVHPHRVLQAIRERGARAGLALNPGTPISHALELLPLCDLVLVMSVNPGFGGQSFIPTSLRRLSEARDAIAAHGYPTILEVDGGISVRTARRAVEAGATMLVAGTAVFGSERGVVAAVHDLREAASGRNTG; encoded by the coding sequence TTGAACACGTCAACAGACACGCCGATCAGGATTGCGCCGTCGATCCTGAACAGCGACCTGACTCGCATCGGAGACTCCCTCAAGCTGCTCGAAGACGCTGGCGCGGACTACGTGCATCTCGACATAATGGACGGGCGCTTCGTTCCCAACATCTCGATCGGCATCCCTGTCGTCTCCTCAGTCCGAGAGGCAACGACGCTACCACTCGACGTGCACCTGATGATCGTCGAGCCGGAGCGCTACATCGACGACTTCATTGACGCCGGGGCCGACATTGTCACGATCCATGTCGAGGCAACGGTCCACCCCCATCGCGTGCTGCAGGCGATTCGCGAACGTGGCGCGCGCGCCGGGCTGGCACTCAATCCGGGCACGCCGATCAGCCATGCGTTGGAGTTGTTGCCGCTGTGTGACCTTGTGCTCGTCATGAGTGTCAACCCGGGCTTCGGCGGCCAAAGCTTCATCCCGACCTCTCTGCGACGCCTCAGCGAAGCGCGCGACGCCATCGCTGCCCACGGCTACCCAACGATCCTTGAGGTCGACGGTGGGATTTCGGTGCGCACTGCACGCCGCGCAGTCGAGGCAGGCGCGACCATGCTGGTGGCCGGAACGGCAGTGTTTGGGTCGGAACGTGGGGTCGTCGCGGCCGTTCACGATCTCCGGGAGGCGGCGAGCGGTCGAAATACTGGCTAG
- a CDS encoding DUF3662 domain-containing protein, protein MTALDKFENFFEHVVEGTVGRIFRPAIQPAEIGRRLERAMESRKVASVDGMIVPNDYHVSMNPLDMVMFADFVPALCHQMEEWLIDLADQRDYRFIDLVRVQIFGKDIVTRRQIQVEASIVQLPGLDRVEQDEIQRTEVYRVIQASGDVPPKLLRFVSGDHQGETVILRRPTIAVGRALDNDVVVDAAEVSRHHAKIEYRNGAYELTDLESTNGTMVNGRRVATARLNDGDMITFGTVVMELLPYAAPTGGVHHR, encoded by the coding sequence ATGACCGCCCTCGACAAGTTCGAAAACTTCTTCGAGCATGTCGTTGAGGGGACGGTTGGGCGTATCTTCCGACCAGCAATCCAGCCCGCCGAGATCGGCCGTCGTCTGGAACGGGCGATGGAGAGTCGCAAGGTCGCCTCGGTCGACGGGATGATCGTTCCGAACGACTACCACGTCAGCATGAACCCTCTCGACATGGTGATGTTCGCGGACTTTGTTCCAGCGCTCTGCCATCAGATGGAGGAGTGGCTGATCGATCTGGCCGATCAACGCGACTACCGGTTCATCGACCTGGTGCGGGTGCAGATCTTTGGCAAGGACATTGTCACGCGACGGCAGATCCAGGTCGAAGCCAGCATTGTTCAGCTGCCGGGGCTCGATCGGGTCGAGCAGGACGAGATCCAGCGGACAGAGGTCTACCGCGTCATCCAGGCATCCGGCGATGTGCCGCCCAAGCTCCTGCGCTTTGTCAGCGGCGACCATCAGGGCGAGACAGTGATCCTGCGGCGACCGACGATTGCGGTCGGGCGGGCTCTCGACAACGACGTTGTCGTTGATGCGGCTGAAGTCTCACGCCATCACGCGAAGATCGAGTATCGCAACGGTGCCTATGAGCTAACCGATCTGGAGAGCACCAACGGCACGATGGTCAATGGCCGCCGGGTGGCGACGGCGCGCCTGAATGACGGCGATATGATTACCTTCGGGACAGTGGTGATGGAGCTTCTGCCGTACGCTGCGCCCACTGGAGGCGTACACCACCGTTGA
- a CDS encoding FHA domain-containing protein, which produces MVSELPFEWFVLLLRVVFIFLLYFFVYQVIRVVLRELRVLASRGEVAAGAPVPSGALLVSDAGESNLRRGEVFDLEPVTVIGRHPRATIRVDSSFISSEHAQMSWEQDRWWVTDLRSTNGTYVNGTQIRVPTGIRPGDFVELGGVKFQLVP; this is translated from the coding sequence TTGGTATCTGAGCTGCCATTTGAATGGTTCGTCCTGCTCTTGCGGGTCGTCTTCATCTTCCTCCTGTACTTCTTCGTCTATCAGGTGATTCGCGTCGTCCTGCGTGAGTTGCGCGTTCTGGCGTCCCGTGGCGAAGTCGCCGCTGGAGCGCCGGTTCCGTCCGGCGCGTTGCTTGTCTCGGATGCGGGCGAGTCGAACCTGCGGCGTGGCGAGGTCTTCGATCTGGAGCCGGTCACGGTGATCGGTCGACATCCGCGGGCGACGATTCGGGTGGACAGTTCGTTCATATCCTCTGAGCACGCCCAGATGAGCTGGGAGCAGGATCGTTGGTGGGTCACCGACCTGCGCTCGACCAACGGCACATATGTCAACGGAACGCAGATTCGGGTGCCAACCGGCATCCGCCCCGGTGACTTCGTCGAGCTTGGCGGAGTCAAGTTCCAGCTCGTCCCGTGA
- a CDS encoding glycosyltransferase family 2 protein → MLDRKLSLILPAHNEAGNIEAVVSRALEVLPQVVADYEVIVVNDGSVDGTSDITDRLVATDQRVRVVHHEVNRGYGAALTSGFQASTGAAVMFMDSDRQFDISDIRALLPYVPHYDVVAGYRIKRRDPFYRIVFARVFGLAVWVLFGLRMRDIDCAFKIFRGDLLEGIELTSPGALINTELLIRLKQRGATIAQVGVNHYPRPAGESSGGSPKVVFRAMGETIRLWLRLQQEATEGGQPRNRFVTQLVAGVSGLLAFLLAWRRARR, encoded by the coding sequence ATGCTCGATCGGAAGCTGTCGCTCATTTTGCCGGCGCACAACGAAGCCGGGAACATTGAGGCTGTCGTCAGCAGAGCGCTGGAAGTCCTCCCTCAGGTCGTCGCGGATTACGAGGTCATCGTCGTCAACGATGGCAGTGTTGATGGCACGAGTGACATCACCGACCGCCTCGTCGCCACGGATCAGCGCGTACGGGTCGTGCATCATGAAGTCAACCGTGGCTATGGTGCGGCGCTCACGTCTGGCTTTCAGGCTTCAACCGGCGCTGCCGTCATGTTCATGGATTCCGACCGGCAGTTTGACATCTCCGACATCCGCGCACTGCTGCCCTACGTACCGCATTACGATGTCGTGGCCGGGTATCGAATCAAGCGCCGCGATCCGTTCTACCGAATCGTGTTTGCGCGTGTGTTCGGGCTAGCGGTCTGGGTACTATTCGGCCTCCGCATGCGCGATATCGACTGCGCGTTCAAGATCTTCCGTGGCGATCTGCTGGAAGGCATTGAGCTGACCTCGCCCGGCGCGCTGATCAATACTGAACTACTGATCCGCCTGAAGCAGCGTGGCGCAACGATCGCGCAGGTGGGCGTCAATCACTACCCACGTCCGGCCGGCGAGTCCTCCGGCGGCAGCCCGAAGGTTGTCTTTCGAGCAATGGGAGAGACGATCCGACTATGGCTGCGATTGCAGCAGGAGGCGACTGAAGGCGGGCAACCGCGCAATCGCTTCGTCACGCAACTCGTGGCCGGCGTATCAGGACTGCTGGCATTCCTGCTCGCCTGGCGGCGCGCCCGGCGCTAG
- a CDS encoding DUF167 domain-containing protein, producing MSSRRAKSQAVPTATLDILVQPRASRAEIVGFHDGALKIRVTAPPVDGAANAAIEKLLASSLGLSKSQVAIIGGQTSKRKRVRVDGLNQRELNSRLTEFAKDA from the coding sequence ATGAGCAGTCGCCGCGCCAAATCGCAAGCCGTACCGACGGCCACGCTGGACATTCTCGTCCAGCCGCGTGCCTCGCGAGCTGAGATCGTCGGTTTTCACGACGGAGCGCTTAAGATCCGCGTGACTGCGCCACCGGTTGACGGTGCCGCAAACGCTGCGATCGAGAAGCTGCTTGCTTCATCACTGGGACTATCAAAGAGTCAGGTGGCGATCATCGGCGGGCAGACCAGCAAAAGGAAGCGGGTCCGTGTCGACGGGCTGAATCAGAGAGAGCTCAACTCGCGCCTGACGGAATTCGCGAAGGACGCCTAG